One Curtobacterium sp. BH-2-1-1 genomic region harbors:
- a CDS encoding TetR/AcrR family transcriptional regulator has product MTTPDQPARAPRRDATENRAALIEAAKTALQADPDVSLETIASAAGLSRRAVYGHFPSRDDLVREVVTAGAARVAGAMPTAADLGALPPAARLAAIAVTLWSEVSHVRSMARVAIRSPFSESVAAVFAPLRAQVRDACALGIADGTMRDDVDPATLGRLVEGACIAVLDEATRSGTSDDDGRRMVVLSALGMAGIDWRTASLSEPAATPSTTSTTKVSTEKDRA; this is encoded by the coding sequence GTGACCACTCCTGACCAGCCCGCACGCGCTCCCCGCCGGGACGCGACGGAGAACCGGGCTGCCCTGATCGAGGCGGCGAAGACCGCGCTCCAGGCGGACCCGGACGTCTCGCTCGAGACGATCGCGTCCGCCGCGGGACTCTCCCGGCGTGCGGTCTACGGACACTTCCCCTCCCGTGACGACCTCGTGCGCGAGGTTGTCACCGCCGGGGCCGCCCGTGTCGCCGGTGCGATGCCGACCGCGGCGGACCTCGGCGCACTCCCACCGGCCGCTCGGCTCGCCGCCATCGCGGTGACGCTGTGGTCCGAGGTGTCCCACGTCCGGTCGATGGCCCGGGTCGCGATCCGCAGCCCGTTCAGCGAGTCGGTGGCCGCGGTGTTCGCACCCCTGCGCGCCCAGGTCCGCGACGCGTGCGCCCTCGGGATCGCCGACGGCACCATGCGCGACGACGTCGACCCCGCGACGCTCGGCCGGCTCGTCGAGGGCGCCTGCATCGCCGTGCTCGACGAGGCCACGCGCTCCGGCACCTCCGACGACGACGGCCGCCGCATGGTCGTCCTCTCGGCGCTCGGGATGGCCGGCATCGACTGGCGCACCGCTTCGCTCTCCGAGCCGGCCGCCACCCCCTCCACTACCAGCACCACGAAGGTCTCCACAGAGAAGGACCGCGCATGA